In Porites lutea chromosome 1, jaPorLute2.1, whole genome shotgun sequence, a single genomic region encodes these proteins:
- the LOC140942590 gene encoding melatonin receptor type 1A-like, with protein MEVKTLALLITKTIFVIIVMLLSIIGNSLVLAVVRRNPRLRTITNAYVINLAIADILMALFCMPLTVISLITVQWSLGEFMCKFQAILGVSMSFLSLQIMTLMAVNRYFRIVHPRKFPSIFTKRSTIVMICTIWIFGLCFGEIYVWAGGGEIAYITKAGTCFPRFIPLAVAIIGYVVPSGLMVLCYFLVYRVVRKHSMTVTCSLQRGNLQSAGPSCEELRTTKILFVVMLGFILCWVPTQVIGILLGKLMKTLPPEYPTICFTLIYLSSAINPIIYGVMNHKFRKEFKNLLLSLKDGVARMCPISLRRWFKTSTENHGNQELLVLRAICVSPLPPSCQLQNTDGQLSKNSIWRRFRNKQYKMQESVA; from the coding sequence ATGGAGGTCAAAACCTTAGCCCTTCTTATTACAAAAACgatttttgtaattattgtgatGCTTTTATCAATCATTGGAAATTCTCTTGTGTTAGCCGTTGTGCGTCGAAATCCACGTCTTCGAACCATCACAAACGCGTACGTCATTAATCTGGCAATTGCTGATATCCTTATGGCTCTCTTCTGTATGCCTTTGACGGTAATCTCTCTGATAACTGTTCAGTGGTCCCTGGGAGAGTTCATGTGCAAGTTCCAAGCCATCCTTGGAGTATCAATGTCTTTTCTCTCCTTGCAAATAATGACTTTGATGGCTGTGAATCGATACTTTCGAATTGTTCACCCAAGGAAATTTCCATCCATATTTACCAAGCGGTCTACAATAGTGATGATATGCACAATATGGATTTTCGGACTTTGTTTTGGTGAAATATATGTTTGGGCGGGCGGCGGAGAGATAGCCTACATCACTAAAGCAGGGACCTGTTTCCCACGTTTCATCCCACTGGCTGTCGCCATAATCGGCTACGTTGTTCCTTCAGGTCTGATGGTTTtgtgttattttctagtttatAGAGTTGTGCGCAAACACTCTATGACAGTAACATGTTCGCTGCAGCGCGGGAACCTGCAGTCTGCAGGCCCAAGCTGCGAAGAACTCAGGACCACTAAAATACTCTTTGTTGTCATGCTTGGATTCATTCTCTGCTGGGTTCCAACGCAAGTCATTGGTATACTTCTTGGTAAATTAATGAAGACTCTCCCACCCGAGTATCCAACGATCTGTTTTACCCTAATCTACCTCTCATCTGCGATTAATCCTATAATTTACGGAGTCATGAATCATAAATTTCGAAAAGAGTTCAAGAACTTACTTTTGTCTCTCAAGGATGGGGTGGCAAGAATGTGCCCTATTTCACTGAGAAGATGGTTCAAAACGAGTACGGAAAACCATGGCAATCAAGAGCTTTTGGTTTTAAGAGCTATTTGTGTGAGCCCCTTGCCTCCTTCTTGCCAATTGCAAAATACAGATGGTCAACTATCGAAAAACTCCATATGGCGAAGATTTAGAAACAAACAGTACAAGATGCAAGAGAGTGTTgcatga